The following coding sequences are from one Mytilus trossulus isolate FHL-02 chromosome 8, PNRI_Mtr1.1.1.hap1, whole genome shotgun sequence window:
- the LOC134681160 gene encoding bile salt-activated lipase-like isoform X1 translates to MLEYHSGGNTYQYVVSKLSPKPFGGPPPSWFKGVGHGDELLYFFNITQFLSLDEDVVLNDEDKDFEKKMISNWTSFAKTGVPYGGDRSVPWKPYNIEEKYYLNLDDDMALKSNYKPEILDPW, encoded by the exons ATGTTAGAATATCACTCTGGAGGTAACACATATCAATATGTGGTATCAAAATTAAGTCCAAAACCTTTCGGCGGGCCTCCTCCGTCATGGTTCAAAGGTGTCGGGCATGGTGatgaattactttattttttcaacattacaCAGTTTCTGTCACTGGACGAAGACGTGGTACTGAATGATGAAGATAAggattttgaaaagaaaatgataagCAATTGGACATCTTTTGCTAAGACTGG AGTGCCATACGGTGGTGATAGGTCGGTACCATGGAAACCATAcaatattgaagaaaaatattatctgaatttaGACGATGACATGGCACTAAAAAGTAACTACAAACCTGAAATATTGGACCCTTGGTAA